One Nocardia iowensis DNA window includes the following coding sequences:
- a CDS encoding GAF domain-containing protein — MRSYSDAHQEIAREWQEFSAERGRAARAATVAAKYEAQAVQRPESMQPFRRHMAELHRRIEARHLACARLHRLHALRLQRWYIGDRASLRPVFMAAVAQHLRMDSAAVTLFGRAGEELLVAASDGTARTAHDLELLIGEGPAREVLDGRDFVAADSTDLAARWPQYGPALTEIGVRSVVAVPLRSSRLLGALCVFTSRAGLRNEVAPAATKVADALANTVLLAAHGTDDGSGPMGTLFDDADYLTAVHQAVGMVAVQCSCDLDAALALLRARAFAEGIAVSEIAHWVLEDGYQLCCPSR, encoded by the coding sequence GTGCGGTCGTATTCGGACGCTCACCAGGAAATAGCCCGTGAGTGGCAGGAATTCAGCGCCGAGCGAGGACGTGCAGCTCGCGCGGCGACCGTGGCCGCGAAATACGAGGCACAGGCCGTCCAGCGACCGGAATCCATGCAGCCATTTCGTCGGCACATGGCGGAATTGCACCGGCGGATCGAGGCCCGCCATCTCGCGTGCGCGCGACTGCACCGTTTGCACGCGCTCCGCCTGCAGCGTTGGTACATCGGCGACCGGGCGTCGCTGCGACCGGTCTTCATGGCCGCGGTCGCCCAGCACCTGAGAATGGACAGCGCCGCGGTCACGCTGTTCGGGCGCGCTGGCGAGGAGCTGCTGGTCGCCGCCTCGGATGGGACGGCGCGGACCGCGCACGATCTCGAACTGCTGATCGGCGAGGGCCCCGCCCGCGAGGTATTGGACGGCCGGGACTTCGTCGCCGCGGACAGTACGGATCTGGCCGCTCGCTGGCCGCAGTACGGTCCGGCGCTCACCGAGATCGGGGTGCGGTCCGTGGTCGCGGTCCCATTGCGCTCTTCTCGGCTGCTCGGTGCCTTGTGCGTGTTCACCAGCCGAGCCGGACTGCGCAACGAAGTCGCCCCGGCCGCGACGAAAGTGGCCGACGCCCTGGCCAACACGGTGCTGCTCGCCGCACACGGGACCGACGACGGCAGCGGTCCGATGGGGACCTTGTTCGATGACGCCGATTACCTCACCGCGGTGCATCAGGCGGTCGGTATGGTTGCCGTGCAGTGCAGTTGCGATCTCGACGCCGCGTTGGCGCTGCTGCGCGCACGCGCGTTCGCCGAAGGCATCGCCGTTTCCGAGATCGCCCACTGGGTACTGGAGGACGGATATCAATTATGTTGCCCGTCAAGGTAG